The Oryza glaberrima chromosome 5, OglaRS2, whole genome shotgun sequence DNA segment TTGACGTCCTATAGATGTAATAAGTTCGCCGGAGGTCACTTAACTTAacagtgagattttttttatgtcctttaaccacaaaaccagaataTATGATAGCTTAAAGTCAAAATTGTGATAGCTTAAAATCAAAATGATCAATAATGTTTTTCTTTAGAATACAAATTATCAATAGTGTTATTTGTGAAACTTTAGGATCATAGTAGTtggaattttgtgaaatttgaaCCATAGTAGGTGGGTTTTAGGAAATTTACTAGAGAGTAAATTGTGTCCACGATACATAAACTTGGTAGGTAGGTGGGTGCGATCTAGTGTAACAACTTAAAAAATGATCATTTAGGTGTAACAACTTGGCTAGTATGTGCATTctggctaaaaaaataatattagacACCACACCTTTTAAGccacatagtaaaaaaaaacagtcgTCGTTGCAAATAATCTAATAAGTATAATGAttatcaaataataaaataataatggtttagatgtattttatttgcttgcttataataataaatatcCTGTCGATTTGAAACCGAAATATATAATGATCGTTAAACCTAAGTGTATAAGAATTGTTGTAACATAATTTCCGAGCGATTCTACTAGTTAAACATATTCAATTGTATTCATGACCAATAATCTAGTAGTTATGCTTATAATATAACAAACAAAATAGGTTGAATCATACGTACGTAACAACGTTTTAACCAAAATACACTTGAGTGCCAATTTCATGTACCGGTCTGCATATTTTTCGAGTTATTGCACTAAATCGTACCCACCTGCAAGTTCTCGTACTACTAATACAATCTACTCTTTACTAAGAGGCCGTTCGAATCCAaatagcacgcttttcaaactgctaaactatGCGTTTTATGctgaaactttctatatgaaagttgttctaaaatatcagattaatccatttttcaagtttataataataaaaacttaattaatcacacgttataatcacctcgttttacgtgaaacacttaaacTTTATCTTCGTCTAAATCTTCGAGATTCAAACACCAAATATAAAATTCGTATCGTAATTGATCTGTTTGTATAATTGCACCTGGTACAGTGAAAAATTGAAAGAATCTGTAGCAGTATATATTAATCTGTCGCAACTCGCAACACATACAAAATTTACAATTCATCACAAGCTGAAAAGGAGAaagaacaaaggaaaaaaaaactgaaacaaacaacaCCCTCATCAATTTACAATCTAATGATGACTACTTGGGCTTGACCTCAAAATAGGGCATGTAATCCGACGCGCCATCGCCGGCGTACGATCCCCGGCTGATCTCCACGTCGCTGTAGGGGTGCGCcggcgggccgccgccgcggtggcggtcGAACTCGTTGGCGGACGGGTCGGCGGAGCTGTCCccctccccggcgccggcgtcgtcgggCTCGTTCTGCAGCATGGCCTCGATCTCCTTCACCACGGCGCCCATGGccgggcgcgccgccgccgactcgtcGACGCACCGCATCGCCAGCTGCACGAACCGCCGGAACACCGGGGTGCGCGCGGCGTCGCGGATGGCCGGGTCGACGATCCCGCGGAGGCCGTAGTGGTGGTCGTGGTCGGCCGGGTCGATGGCCAGCCGCACCTCCCGCACCACGTACCGCCCCTTCTCGATCGGCTGCCTCCCGCTCACCAGCTCCAGCATCACCAccccgaagctgtacacgtcgctcttCTCCGACAGCTGCTGCGTCATGTAGTACTCCGGGTCCAGGTAGCCCTAGCCACATCCCATCGATTTTATTACCATTTGTTTCAATCTTGATTGTTTTCTTTATACTATCAGATCAAATTAAGCATATCTATTTCAATTGGTCCTCAAGATGTTCGTCGAATTTTACTGAAGCGAACCTAAAAGTTCAGTTATGTCAGGAGACTTGCAGAAGTGGTTAGTAGGGTGAATTTTATCAATTTGTCATGAGATTGGAAGAAGTGGTTAGTAAGGTGAATTTTATCGATTTATTTTGAGATTGGGAGAAGTGGTTAGTAAGGTGAAGTGCAATGGGTACATGCTTAGTTACCATATTTACTTCAAGTTTGATTTCAAATTAAGCATATCGATTTTGATTGGTTCTCAAGATGTTAGTAGATTTTTATTAGTGAGTACTGAAGTGAGGCTCAAAATTCAGTTCTGTCAGGAGATTGGCATGAGCGGATAGTGAGGGGAATTTACCAGTGTTCCCTTGACTTGGGTGGAGACATGGCCCTTCTCAGTGTCGGCCACGAGCTTGGAGAGCCCGAAGTCGGCAACCTTGGCCTTGAGGTTGttgtcgaggaggatgttggtggacttgatgtcgcggtggatGATCGGTGGGTCAGCGAGCTCGTGCAGGTAGGCAAGCCCTCTGGCCGAGCCAAGCGCGATCCTCAGCCTCTTCTTCCAGTCCAAGTACGTCCCACTTCCTGCAAATCAAAACCTTTTCAGTTAACATTTGATAAAAGAATCATTTTAGCAATGCAAACGAAATGGCGAAATAAAATGTGTAATCAGATTCATGGCAATGTTAATTATGGGATGTGGATTTACCCGTCAAGTTCTCTCTGAGTGTGCCATTGGAGATGTACTCGTAGACGAGCATCTGTTCACCTTGCTCGTAGCAGAAGCCAATGAGGCTGACCAGGTTGCGGTGGTGCACCCTGGACAGCAGCTCGATCTCGTTCTTGAACTCCACAGCGCCCTGCATTGAGTTGCGGTCTGCACGCTTGATGGCGACACGGGTTCCGTCACCGAGAATCCCTCTGTACACCTTCCCGTAGCCTCCTGACCCGATCTCGTGGTTGTCAGAGAAGTTGTTGGTGCAGATCTTGAGCTCGTCAAAGGAGAAGAACCTTGCTCCCTTCAGCTGTGGAGCCCCTCCACTGTCCTTCTGGCCAGCAGCCCATGAAGCTGAAAATTTTGGATCAGAAAACAGGTTCAGTTGTTTCAGAACTTCTTGATCTTGTCAGTTTATTCCAGTAGTAGCATGCAGTAGGATGCTGCTGCTTGTAGCTGTTAATGTGTCCCTGACAAATTGCTTGGTGGCATTGCAGTGACATGATACCTATGAGCTTTTAGATCCTTACCAAAAGGGTCTGCTCTTTCCTTGAGTTCCTTAGCCCTTCTCTTCTGTCGGAGAGCAAACAATGACATGAAAATGAGGGCGATAACAAGGACCCCACCGGCTACTGCAATTCCAGCTATGGCACCTGTGCTCATCTTGGATTTTTTGCCACCAAGAGCAACTGGCACACACAAAATCAGAGTGAGCAATCCTCACACCACTATATACTAGTACTTTTGTGCAAATACTAAACTCTCCGACATAAAATAGCAGAGTCCTTTTAGCATCTCATTAATTGCAATTTAGaagtaaaaaattaaaactttcaAGATACCAACCCTCAGATAACGAAATGTGGTATTTCCTAAGCTGTAATTTTGATACCTCTGCATTCTCAAAGGGAAAACTAAAACTACTTCAGTGCAAATAAAGTGGGAGTCTCGACACAGTGAAATCCAAGTACCTGCCAAGGGGGCATATGGGTCTGCAATGAAGAAATAAGGTCCAAAATTTGCTGGTGGTTTGTAAATCTGGTTACTGAGAGAAGAACCAATCCTTGTCAATTCTGACAGGTTGAAGGTCACCCCGGATGTTGGGAACAGCTTCACTTGAACTTGGAGGTAGTTGTCACTGTTGAAGTGGATGTCTGAGAGAGCGACCGAGCCAGGGAGCAGGTTCAGCTTTGCCGCCATGGTCGACTCCAGCAGCTGGAACGGCGTACTGCTCACCAAGTCGACGAAGAAGGGTGCCCTGAAAACCATCTTGCCGTTGTATGAGAAAGCACAGCCGCAGCTCGCAGGGTTCACGTTCTGACCATCACTGCACTGAGCTGAGCCGCATTTTTCCATACTGGTACTGTATGGGCTCGCGTTCTGTAGCTGCCTGCTGCAGAAGGCTCTGTTGTTGGGATCTTGCTCGGCGCAAAACGGATTACCTGCCAGGCTGCAGACAGGATATGGCATGAGAAGTGAGGCAATGTTGGTGAAAGGTAGGAGAGAAGACGAAGATTGTATGGTGTTCTTGGTTCTTATTGAGTTTGCAGGTTCTTACAGTAGAGTTTTCTTGTAGCTTGCAGTATCGGTAGAAACTATTCGGTTGTCCATGAGATTTACTGTCTGCAGTGAGCTGCTGATGTTGCCTGTAATTTCAAGTGTCCCGTTGAATTGGTTGTTGCTCAGCACACTGTCCGATTGGCCACAAAATAGGCAGAGATAagacacttttttttaaagctTATATGTTGAGTTGTAAGTTACCAGAAAATTACACTTGCTGCAGTGTGGGCAATGTGAAGAGCCCCTTTGGGACCTGGCCAGAAAGACTTCCAGAAACTATTGAACTGAGTGATCAAAACATATAGAGATGAGTATGAAATTGTCATCACAAGACgacacaaaatttaaaattccaAAAGTTTTGGATAACTCACACAGAAGCAAGAGATGTTAAAGATGTGAACCAGCTGGGGGCCACTGAAGGATCAAATGTGTTGTTGCTCAAATCCCTGGCAATTCAAGAGTGGAATCTTTAGTTATGCAGACAAATTATATGATTGGATGATGAGGCATGGGGGTGGTTAGTTTCTTACACAACATTCAAGTTGGTCATGTTGCTGAGATCTGGCACTGATCCAGTTAGCTTGTTGTTTGCTAAGTTCCTGCAGAAGATAACATTTTCAGAGAGGTGCCTCAAGTGTCATAACTCTTCCTTTAAGATCAGATGTCACTTACAGCTCATTCAGTTTGACCAAACTGCCAATTGTAGCAGGTATTGCTCCCGTAAAACCATTCCTATCCAATCGGCTGTCAAAGATACAAAAGCAAGTCAAAGATatgaccaatttttttttttggagaaaataaaaggatgaGTTCCACCTATGTGAACTTTCAAGATACTTACAGAACTTCGAGTGTACTAACAGTCCCAACCTCAGCTGGGATTGAGCCTGAGAATTTGTTGCTATCAAACAAACTGACGAGATAGGGAGAGATGTTAGCAAGATATATCTATTCAGTATTCATATTAGACATGAAAATTTGTCGATCCCTTACATGTGTATGAGAGTCATATTGGAGTTGAAAAGTCCAGTAAGCGTTCCAGTTAACTGGTTCTTGTTGAAATGGCTGTTCATCAATTTGAAGTTTGGAGCAAAACAATCAATTGTAAGTACTTACATATTCTGATATTTCTCAATTGATAATACCATAAAGTAAGATTAAAATTACTTACAAGTGCTGCGTTTTGACAAGTTGGTCCAGGCCTGGTGATGTTGATGTTGAGATGGGGACAGATCCAGTGAGTTGATTATCAGCCAGGTCTAGCCATAAGAGGTTTGTGAGTACGCCAATCGAAGACGGTattccaccactaaacttgttTGAATTCAAGGCCCTATAGAGAATGGCACGAATTCATTATGTCAATCcactcaaaagaaaagaaaaaagggttTATCATCTGAAACTGTGGACCAGGTATATCCACTTACAAGAACCCAAGTTTCCGCAGGTTGCCTATTGCTATTGGAATGTTTCCAGTGAAGCTGCAACCAGCTAAGATCCTGACAATTACACAGCATTTGTGCACATCAGTAAGAAAGTTTGGTATTTCTGATTGGAAAAAGTAGTGTTGACAACAATGGGCAGTGCGGCGCATACAGTGTCGTAAGCTCCCCAAGGTTCCCAATCTCAGCTGGCAGCGGACCACCGAGATTGATGTTGAAGGAAAGATCCCTGCAAGTGTTTCTGTTAtcagctactactactagacTATTTCTTCTTAGACAAATTAGTTGTACTCCAGAACTTTGTCACGGATCATTTCATCCAGGTACGTTTGCTATTGATAATTTAACTTCAAGTGTAGTatcttgtttctttcttttggtaAGAAATGAGCCTAATCCATGTCACATTGCGAAAATAGTCAAAGCTTCAGATATTTCATCCAGATCTATTTACTATTGTAACTTGGCATCATATCTTTGTTTCTTTCATTTGGTAAGAAATGAACCTAATCCATGTCACATTGCCGAAATAGTCAAAGCTTAAGATTGGTAAACATGAACTGGTCAGCTGAACTAAacctcaagaaaaaaaaaaagcagagttCATAAACTAGAAGCAAACTGTTCTGACAATCTGCCCCTTGACTGGTTCAATCAGAAGTTCCTAGCCTGATTGCCTGAATTCACAATCTGAACTGCTACAGAAGCATTGAACAAAATTTCGAAAATCCCAAGTTCATAGCCTGCAAAATCATGCTGTTTTGCACTTTTGCTAAGC contains these protein-coding regions:
- the LOC127774692 gene encoding leucine-rich repeat receptor protein kinase HPCA1-like, with amino-acid sequence MEPRVLMALALVVVAAGVPAVLCQTNAQDAAALEGLKSQWTNYPLSWNSGDPCGGGWDGIMCTNGRVTTLRLSSVSLQGTLSSSIGQLGQLTYLDLSFNINLGGPLPAEIGNLGELTTLILAGCSFTGNIPIAIGNLRKLGFLALNSNKFSGGIPSSIGVLTNLLWLDLADNQLTGSVPISTSTSPGLDQLVKTQHFHFNKNQLTGTLTGLFNSNMTLIHILFDSNKFSGSIPAEVGTVSTLEVLRLDRNGFTGAIPATIGSLVKLNELNLANNKLTGSVPDLSNMTNLNVVDLSNNTFDPSVAPSWFTSLTSLASVSIVSGSLSGQVPKGLFTLPTLQQVVLSNNQFNGTLEITGNISSSLQTVNLMDNRIVSTDTASYKKTLLLAGNPFCAEQDPNNRAFCSRQLQNASPYSTSMEKCGSAQCSDGQNVNPASCGCAFSYNGKMVFRAPFFVDLVSSTPFQLLESTMAAKLNLLPGSVALSDIHFNSDNYLQVQVKLFPTSGVTFNLSELTRIGSSLSNQIYKPPANFGPYFFIADPYAPLAVALGGKKSKMSTGAIAGIAVAGGVLVIALIFMSLFALRQKRRAKELKERADPFASWAAGQKDSGGAPQLKGARFFSFDELKICTNNFSDNHEIGSGGYGKVYRGILGDGTRVAIKRADRNSMQGAVEFKNEIELLSRVHHRNLVSLIGFCYEQGEQMLVYEYISNGTLRENLTGSGTYLDWKKRLRIALGSARGLAYLHELADPPIIHRDIKSTNILLDNNLKAKVADFGLSKLVADTEKGHVSTQVKGTLGYLDPEYYMTQQLSEKSDVYSFGVVMLELVSGRQPIEKGRYVVREVRLAIDPADHDHHYGLRGIVDPAIRDAARTPVFRRFVQLAMRCVDESAAARPAMGAVVKEIEAMLQNEPDDAGAGEGDSSADPSANEFDRHRGGGPPAHPYSDVEISRGSYAGDGASDYMPYFEVKPK